ACCACTCGTCGCTGATCCAGCTGTACCGCAGCGCCCGTGCGTTGCCGGGTGTGAAGAAGATCCTGATCGCCTCCGGCCTGCGTTACGACCTCGCGGTCGAGTCGCCGGAGTACGTCAAAGAGCTGGTGACCCACCACGTCGGTGGTTACCTGAAGATCGCCCCGGAGCACACCGAGGAAGGTCCGCTCAACCAGATGATGAAGCCGGGGATCGGCACGTACGATCGCTTCAAGCGCATGTTCGAGAAGTACACCAAGGAAGCGGGGAAAGAGCAGTACCTGATTCCGTACTTCATCGCCGCGCACCCGGGCACCACCGACGAAGACATGATGAACCTGGCCCTGTGGCTCAAGGGCAACGGCTTCCGGGCCGACCAGGTGCAAGCGTTCTATCCGTCGCCGATGGCCACCGCCACCGCGATGTACCACTCGGGCAAGAACCCGCTGCGCAAGGTCACCTACAAGAGCGACGGCGTGACCATCGTCAAGAGCGAGGAGCAGCGTCGTCTGCACAAGGCGTTCCTGCGTTATCACGACCCGAAAGGCTGGCCGATGCTGCGTGAAGCGCTGATCCGCATGGGTCGCGCCGACCTGATCGGGCCGGGCAAGCACCAGTTGATCCCGACGCATCAGCCGGCCACCGACAGCTACCAGAGTGCCCGTCGCAAGAACTCGACGCCGGCTGGCAGCCATAAAGTGGCGAAGGACGTAAAAGAGAAGACCACCAAGATCCTCACCCAGCACAACGGTCTGCCACCGCGCGCCAGTGACGGCGGCAATCCGTGGGACAAGCGTGAACAGGCCAAGGCCGCGGCATTCGCCCGCAACCAGCAGGCCGCCAAGGAGCGCAAGGAAGCGGCGAAAGGCAAAGGGCCGAAGCCGGCTCGCAAGCCGGTCGTACCGCGCTGAAACGCACTGAGTGAACAGAACGCCAACCTTCGGGTTGGCGTTTTGCATTGTGCCTCGCAACATTTGCGTGCAACTGTGCCAAACCAATTCACCGCATCGCCCGATTTTGGTGCTGTACTGCCCTGAGCATTCCGGGAAAGCGCCCAAGCCTCTGCATGGCATAAGTCTTGCGCGCTTTCGAATACGCTTGGGCTCGCAGGAGGCACGCCGTGTCGATTCATGTCGCATTGCATCACGTCACGCATTACCGCTACGACCGCGCTGTCGAACTCGGTCCGCAGATCGTGCGTCTGCGCCCGGCTGCCCACAGCCGCACGCGGATTCTGTCCTATTCGCTGAAAGTCTCGCCCGAGCAGCACTTCATCAACTGGCAGCAGGATCCCCAGGGCAACTATCTCGCACGACTGGTATTCCCCGAGAAAACCGCCGAACTGCGGATCGAGGTCGACCTGCTGGCCGAGATGGCGGTGTTCAATCCGTTCGATTTTTTCCTCGAGCCCTACGCCGAGAAAATCCCCTTCGCCTACGCCGCCGATGAACGCAAGGAACTGGCGCCGTACCTCGAAACCCTGCCGCTTACGCCGAAATTCAAGACTTATCTGGACGAAATCGACCGCACGCCGCTGCCGGCAGTGGACTTCCTCGTGGCGCTCAACCAGCGCCTGAGCGAAGACATCAATTACCTGATTCGCATGGAACCGGGGGTGCAAACCCCGGAGCACACCTTGGAGCATGCCTCCGGCTCCTGCCGCGATTCGGCGTGGCTGCTGGTGCAACTGCTGCGCAATCTCGGACTGGCGGCGCGTTTCGTCTCCGGTTACCTGATCCAACTGACCGCCGATGTGAAAAGCCTCGACGGCCCGTCCGGCACCGAAGTGGACTTCACCGATCTGCATGCCTGGTGCGAGGTGTATCTGCCCGGCGCCGGATGGATCGGCCTCGACGCGACCTCCGGGCTGTTCGCGGGGGAAGGTCATATCCCGTTGGCCTGCAGTCCCGATCCGTCTTCGGCGGCGCCGATCAGTGGTCTGGTGGAGCCTTGCGAGTGTGAGTTCAGCCACGAAATGTCGGTCGAGCGGATCTGGGAAGCGCCACGGGTGACCAAGCCCTACACCGATGAGCAATGGCTGGCAATCCAGGCCCTGGGCCGTCAGATCGATGCCGAGCTGCTGGAAGGCGACGTACGCCTGACCATGGGCGGCGAACCGACCTTCGTGTCCATCGATGACCCTGACGGCGCCGAATGGAACACCGCCGCGCTGGGCCCGGACAAGCGCCGGCTCTCCGCCGAGCTGTTCCAGCGCATGTGCAAGCACTACGCGCCCAAGGGTTTGGTGCATTTCGGTCAGGGCAAGTGGTATCCGGGCGAGCAATTGCCGCGCTGGTCGCTGAACTGCTACTGGCGCCGCGACGGTGTGCCGATCTGGCACAACAGCGCGCTGATTGCCGACGAGCAGCAGGATTACGGCGCCACCGGTGAACTGGCCGGACGTTTTCTGGCGAGCGTCGCGGAGCGCCTGAAACTGCCGACACGCTTTGTGTTCCCGGCCTATGAAGACAATTTCTACTACCTCTGGCGCGAGGGCGCGTTGCCGAGCAACGTCAGCGCCGAAGACGCGCGTCTGGAGGAACCGCTGGAGCGTGCGCGCCTGCGCAAGGTGTTCAGTCAGGGGCTGGACAAGGTCATCGGTCAGGTTCTTCCACTGGCGCGCACCGCCAAGGGCGATCAGTGGCAGAGCGGGCGCTGGTATCTGCGCGATGAACATTGCCGATTGGTGCCGGGGGATTCACCGCTGGGCTATCGCCTGCCATTGGGTTCGCAGCCTTGGGTGAAGGCGGCGGAGTATCCGTTCATCCATCCGAACGACCCGAATCAGGATTTCCCCGAACTGCCCGGCACCGAGCAACTCAATCGCCATGATGTTCCGGCTGCGGCGGATGAAAGAGTGCCGAAGATCGACGAGTCCGCCGACTGGCTGACCCGCACCGCGCTCTGCGCCGAGGCCCGGGAAGGCCGCTTGTACCTGTTCATGCCGCCGCTGGAGCGGGTCGAGGATTATCTGGAACTGGTGGCCGCCATCGAAGCCACTGCCGAAGAATTGCACTGTCCGGTGCTGCTGGAAGGTTACGAGCCGCCGAGCGATCCGCGCCTGAGCAACTTCCGCATTACCCCGGATCCCGGCGTGATCGAGGTTAACGTCCAGCCTTCCGCGACGTGGGACGAACTGGTCGAGCGCACGGAGTTCCTGTACGAAGAGGCGCGTCAGACGCGACTGTCCACCGAGAAATTCATGATCGACGGGCGCCACACCGGCACCGGTGGCGGTAACCATTTCGTGCTCGGCGGCGCGACGCCGGCGGACTCTCCGTTCCTGCGCCGTCCGGATCTGCTGCGCAGCCTGATCAGCTACTGGCACAACCATCCCTCACTGTCTTACCTGTTTTCCGGTCTGTTCATCGGCCCGACTTCTCAGGCGCCGCGAGTCGATGAAGCACGCAACGATGCGCTGTACGAGCTGGAAATCGCCTTCGCGCAAATGCCGGCACCGGGAGAAGAATGCCCGCCATGGCTAGTGGACCGGCTGCTGCGCAATCTGCTGATCGACGTCACGGGCAACACCCATCGCGCCGAGTTCTGCATCGACAAGTTGTATTCACCGGACGGCGCCACCGGGCGTCTCGGTCTGCTGGAGTTGCGTGCGTTCGAAATGCCGCCCCATGCGCGCATGAGCCTGGCCCAGCAGTTGTTGTTGCGGGCGCTGGTCGCGCGGTTCTGGCGCGAGCCCTATGCGCCGCCGAAACTGGCGCGCTGGGGCACCGAATTGCATGACCGGTTCCTGCTGCCGCATTTCATCGAGCAGGACTTTGCCGACGTCATCGTCGAACTCAACAGTGCCGGTTATCCGCTGCGTGCCGAATGGTTTGCGGCGCATCTGGAGTTTCGCTTTCCCAAAGTGGGCGATTACGCCGTCAACGGCATTGAGCTGGAATTGCGTCAGGCCCTTGAACCCTGGCATGTGCTGGGCGAGGAGGGCGCGGCGGGCGGCACGGTGCGTTACGTCGATTCATCGCTGGAGCGTTTGCAGGTCAAGCTCACGGGGTTGCCGCCGCAGCGTTATCTGCTGACCTGCAATGGCATCCCGGTGCCGCTGCAATCGACCGGGCGGGTCGGCGAGTTTGTCGCTGGCGTACGTTTCCGAGCGTGGCAACCGGCCAACTGCCTGCAACCGACGATCCCGGTGCACGCGCCGCTGGTGTTCGACCTGCTCGACACCTGGATGCAGCGCTCGCTGGGCGGTTGTCAGTACCACGTCGCCCATCCGGGCGGGCGCAATTACGAGACGTTACCGGTCAATGCCAACGAAGCGGAGAGCCGGCGAATGGCGCGTTTCTTCCGCATCGGACACACGCCGGGAAAACTTCCGATACCGAATCTGACTATCTCCGACGAGCTCCCGATGACTCTCGATTTACGACGCTTTTGATTCGTACACGACCCCCGGATTTTTCGTATATCCGGGCGTCATGTGCCTGCGTTAGTCTGACCGTTCCTTGCCGGCTGCCGAGCTTTCCATGCCTGACCTGCTTGACCGCTACCCGCTGACGGCGGGCACTTACCACGAACTGCTCGACGACTGCGGGGCGGTGCGCCCGCACTGGCAGCGACTGTTCGACCAATTGCAGCGCAGCACCCCGGCGCAACTGGTGCAGCGTCAGGCGCTGCTGACCCGGCAGATTCAGGAAAACGGCGTCACCTACAACGTCTATGCCGACCCCAAGGGCGCGGATCGTCCGTGGGAGCTGGATTTGCTGCCCCATGTCATTGCCGCTGATGAGTGGCAACAACTGTCGGCCGGAATCGCCCAGCGTGCGCGGCTGCTCAATGCGGTGCTGGCGGATCTGTACGGGCCGCAGCGACTGATCAGCGAAGGGCTGCTGCCGGCGGAACTGGTGTTCGGTCACAACAACTTCCTCTGGCCCTGTCAGGGCATCGCGCCCCCGGACGGGGCCTTTCTGCATCTGTACGCCGTGGATCTGGCGCGAACGCCGGACAGGCGCTGGTGGGTGACGGCGGATCGTACCCAGGCACCGTCGGGCGCCGGTTATGCGCTGGAAAACCGCACCATCGTGTCCCGCGCTTTCCCCGAGTTGTACCGGGATCTTAAGGTGCAGCATCTGGCCGGTTTCTTCCGCACCTTGCAGGAAACCTTGGCCCGTCAGGCTCCCTGCGATGATGACGCGCCGCTGGTGGTGCTGCTGACCCCGGGGCGTTTCAACGAAAGCTACTTCGAACATCTTTATCTCGCGCGCCAGCTCGGTTATCCGCTGGTGGAGGGCGGCGACCTGACGGTGCGTGATGCCACGGTCTACCTGAAAACCCTCAGCGGCCTGCGCCGGGTCCACGCGATCATGCGTCGGCTCGACGATGACTTCTGCGATCCGCTGGAGCTGCGTACGGATTCGGCGCTCGGCGTTCCGGGATTGCTGGAGGCGGTGCGTCAGGGCCGGGTGCTGGTGGCCAACGCGCTGGGCAGCGGCGTGCTGGAGTCGCCGGGGCTGTTGGGCTTTTTGCCGAAGATCAATCAGTACCTGTTCGGTGAAGAGCTGATCCTGCCTTCCATCGCTACCTGGTGGTGCGGCGAGGCGCCGGTGCTGGCCCAGGCGTTGGAGAAATTGCCGGAGTTGCTGATCAAACCGGCCTTTCCGTCCCAGAGTTTTGCACCTGTTTTCGGGCGAGATCTGAGCGAAAAGCAGCGCCAGAGTCTCGCCGAGCGCATGCAGGCCCGGCCTTACGCCTATGTCGCGCAAGAACTTGCGCAACTGTCCCACGCGCCGATCTGGCAACCCGAGGACGGCCAGTTACAGCCGCGAGCCATCGGCATGCGCATGTATGCGGTGGCCAGTCATGATGGTTATCGGGTGTTGCCCGGCGGCTTGACCCGGGTGGCGGCCGAGGCCGATGCCGAAGTGGTATCGATGCAGCGCGGTGGCGCGAGCAAGGACACCTGGGTGCTGGGCGACCGGCCGCCAAGTGGCGAACAGTGGAGGACCCAGCGCAGTATCGGCGTGCACGATCTGGTACGCCGCGATCCGTACCTGCCGTCGCGGGTGGTGGAAAACCTGTTCTGGTTCGGCCGTTACTGCGAGCGTTGCGACGATAGCGCGCGGCTGCTGCGGATCATGCTGGCGCGCTACGTCGACGGTGATGACCCGCAGGCCCTGCAGGCAGCCGTGGAGCTCGGCGAGCGGCTGATGCTGCTGCCGGACGAAGGCGAGCTGCCGGAGCGCCTGCTCGCAGCGTTGCTCGGCGAGGACTGGTCGTTCAGCCTGCGCTCCAACCTGCAACGCTTGCAGTGGGCGGCGTCGCAGGTGCGCGGCAAGCTCTCGCGGGAGAACTGGCAGGCGCTGGTGGAGTTGCAGCGCGAGGCGACGGAGCTGGACACCGACGAGCCGGACTTCGGCGAGTTGCTGGATTTTCTCAATCGGCTGGTGATGTCGCTGGCGGCGCTGTCCGGGTTTGCCCTCGACGACATGACCCGCGACGAAGGCTGGCGCTTTCTGATGATCGGCCGGCGCATCGAACGCCTGCAGTTTCTCAGCAGCAGTCTCGCCGGTTTCCTGCGTGGCGCCGGGGCGTTCGATCAAGCGGGGCTTGAATGGTTGCTGGAGCTGGGCAACAGCAGCATCACCTATCGCTCGCGTTATCTGG
This genomic window from Pseudomonas kribbensis contains:
- a CDS encoding circularly permuted type 2 ATP-grasp protein; protein product: MPDLLDRYPLTAGTYHELLDDCGAVRPHWQRLFDQLQRSTPAQLVQRQALLTRQIQENGVTYNVYADPKGADRPWELDLLPHVIAADEWQQLSAGIAQRARLLNAVLADLYGPQRLISEGLLPAELVFGHNNFLWPCQGIAPPDGAFLHLYAVDLARTPDRRWWVTADRTQAPSGAGYALENRTIVSRAFPELYRDLKVQHLAGFFRTLQETLARQAPCDDDAPLVVLLTPGRFNESYFEHLYLARQLGYPLVEGGDLTVRDATVYLKTLSGLRRVHAIMRRLDDDFCDPLELRTDSALGVPGLLEAVRQGRVLVANALGSGVLESPGLLGFLPKINQYLFGEELILPSIATWWCGEAPVLAQALEKLPELLIKPAFPSQSFAPVFGRDLSEKQRQSLAERMQARPYAYVAQELAQLSHAPIWQPEDGQLQPRAIGMRMYAVASHDGYRVLPGGLTRVAAEADAEVVSMQRGGASKDTWVLGDRPPSGEQWRTQRSIGVHDLVRRDPYLPSRVVENLFWFGRYCERCDDSARLLRIMLARYVDGDDPQALQAAVELGERLMLLPDEGELPERLLAALLGEDWSFSLRSNLQRLQWAASQVRGKLSRENWQALVELQREATELDTDEPDFGELLDFLNRLVMSLAALSGFALDDMTRDEGWRFLMIGRRIERLQFLSSSLAGFLRGAGAFDQAGLEWLLELGNSSITYRSRYLAVAQLIPVLDLLLLDEQNPHAVLFQLKLVTRTLKRLNDDFGVPREAGLPQLVERLAHFDLGCLENPLFGESSVRAALDGLADLLQGIADASGQVSDRLALRHFAHVDDVSQRTVSV
- a CDS encoding DUF2126 domain-containing protein, translated to MSIHVALHHVTHYRYDRAVELGPQIVRLRPAAHSRTRILSYSLKVSPEQHFINWQQDPQGNYLARLVFPEKTAELRIEVDLLAEMAVFNPFDFFLEPYAEKIPFAYAADERKELAPYLETLPLTPKFKTYLDEIDRTPLPAVDFLVALNQRLSEDINYLIRMEPGVQTPEHTLEHASGSCRDSAWLLVQLLRNLGLAARFVSGYLIQLTADVKSLDGPSGTEVDFTDLHAWCEVYLPGAGWIGLDATSGLFAGEGHIPLACSPDPSSAAPISGLVEPCECEFSHEMSVERIWEAPRVTKPYTDEQWLAIQALGRQIDAELLEGDVRLTMGGEPTFVSIDDPDGAEWNTAALGPDKRRLSAELFQRMCKHYAPKGLVHFGQGKWYPGEQLPRWSLNCYWRRDGVPIWHNSALIADEQQDYGATGELAGRFLASVAERLKLPTRFVFPAYEDNFYYLWREGALPSNVSAEDARLEEPLERARLRKVFSQGLDKVIGQVLPLARTAKGDQWQSGRWYLRDEHCRLVPGDSPLGYRLPLGSQPWVKAAEYPFIHPNDPNQDFPELPGTEQLNRHDVPAAADERVPKIDESADWLTRTALCAEAREGRLYLFMPPLERVEDYLELVAAIEATAEELHCPVLLEGYEPPSDPRLSNFRITPDPGVIEVNVQPSATWDELVERTEFLYEEARQTRLSTEKFMIDGRHTGTGGGNHFVLGGATPADSPFLRRPDLLRSLISYWHNHPSLSYLFSGLFIGPTSQAPRVDEARNDALYELEIAFAQMPAPGEECPPWLVDRLLRNLLIDVTGNTHRAEFCIDKLYSPDGATGRLGLLELRAFEMPPHARMSLAQQLLLRALVARFWREPYAPPKLARWGTELHDRFLLPHFIEQDFADVIVELNSAGYPLRAEWFAAHLEFRFPKVGDYAVNGIELELRQALEPWHVLGEEGAAGGTVRYVDSSLERLQVKLTGLPPQRYLLTCNGIPVPLQSTGRVGEFVAGVRFRAWQPANCLQPTIPVHAPLVFDLLDTWMQRSLGGCQYHVAHPGGRNYETLPVNANEAESRRMARFFRIGHTPGKLPIPNLTISDELPMTLDLRRF